One window from the genome of Garra rufa chromosome 1, GarRuf1.0, whole genome shotgun sequence encodes:
- the LOC141327332 gene encoding uncharacterized protein, with amino-acid sequence MNIHTREKLHACDQCGKTFLWASGLKKHLRVHTKEKPHPCHLCGKSFSLLYNLKEHQKTHTGVKEYMCFECEKTFTTAKYLKLHQRIHTGEKPHKCSHCDKRFSQPANLKTHERIHTGEKPHTCEQCGKSFRLKGNFTDHMRVHSGEKPFICGQCGKSFSQLSNLKEHMNTHTGEKQKQCDQCGKMFFSATNLKKHLKVHIQEKPHSCHLCGKSFSRLQSLKIHQKAHNGVKDYMCFECEKTFTTAGHLKLHERIHTGEKPYKCSHCDKRFRQSGELKRHERIHTGEKPYKCSHCDKRFSRPEILKRHERIHSGENLYHCTECGKCFNRSSSLHRHTKNNHSK; translated from the coding sequence atgaacatccacactagagagaaactgcacgcatgtgatcaatgcgggaaaaCATTTTTATGGGCTTCAGGACTGAAGAAACACCTGAGAGTTCACACAAAGGAGAAACCACATCcgtgtcatttgtgtggaaagagtttttcattaCTATACAATTTGAAAGAACATCAGAAAACACACACTGGTGTGAaagagtacatgtgctttgagtgtgagaagacttttactacagcaaAGTATTTAAAACTACaccagaggattcacactggagaaaaacctcacaagtgttcacactgcgacaagagattcagtcagccagcaaatctgaaaacacatgagaggatccacactggagagaaaccgcacACATGCGAgcaatgcgggaagagtttcagacTAAAAGGAAACTTTACGGACCATATGAGAGTTCATtctggagagaagccattcatTTGTggtcagtgcgggaagagtttctcacagtTATCAAACCTCAAGGAACACATGAAcacccacactggagagaagcagaaacagtgtgatcagtgcgggaaaaTGTTTTTTAGTGCTACAAACCTGAAGAAACACCTGAAAGTTCATATCCaggagaagccacattcatgtcatttgtgtggaaagagtttctcacgTCTACAAAGTTTGAAAATACATCAGAAAGCACATAATGGTGTGAAAgattacatgtgctttgagtgtgagaagacttttactacagcaGGCCATTTAAAAttgcatgagaggattcacactggagagaaaccttacaagtgttcacactgcgacaaaaGATTCAGACAGTCAGGAGAATTaaaaagacatgagaggatccacactggagagaaaccgtacaagtgttcacactgcgacaagagattcagtcggccagaaatcctgaaaagacatgagaggatccactcTGGAGAGAATCTGTATCACTGCACCGAATGTGGGAAGTGTTTCAATCGTTCATCTTCTCTACACAGACATACAAAAAACAATCACAGTAAATAG